Below is a genomic region from Miscanthus floridulus cultivar M001 chromosome 1, ASM1932011v1, whole genome shotgun sequence.
tgtttcctgcAAAAGTATATGCTTCTCCCCCGTTCCTATGAAAAGTTCTTTGCCGATTCCTCCATACCAAATGCACAGTGACATCAGCAAAACAGAGGTTGGCATTCCTTTAAACTTCATTCCAAACATTAGGAATTGAAAATGAATCGCCGAAGGAATCGAATAGGAATTGCACATGAATCACCGAAGGAACTGAATAGGAATTACAAATGAACCACCGAAGGAATCGAAAAAGCGAGGGTTCATTTGTGCACGAGCAGTCGAGCACGACAGTACATTGTCTCGAATAAAAGAGCATTAATTTTAAACGAACGAAATGATTTCAAAGACGAAACTAGAGTAGCATTTTTAATAACTAATAATTGAAAAACGGCAAAGCATTACGAAGGCCATGCATCGAGCACCTGtgcctgcgcggcggcggcgtcgtatCCAACACCGGGCGAGGGCAAAACCAAGATAGTATGTGCCAGTGTCCGGCGAGGGGCAGCTTCCGGACGAACTTATCGCGCCGCCTGGGATCCGCTTTGAGATCAATGACGACCATCCCTTGCACGCTCCTCGTATAGTTGACAGCAAAGAAGTAGACACAGCCCGCCCTGACGGCGGGGAAGCCGCTCGCCCGGAGCGCGAACGCGTGGCCCTGCGGCGCCACGAACACGGCGTAGTCCCCGGTGCTCGCCACCGCCTCCGACGCCACTGGCATGCCACCGCCGTCCGCGTCGAACACGATCTTGAACACCTTGGCCAAGTACCGGTTCCTGCGCCTCAAGAAGTAGTGGCTGCCGAGGCAGTACCCTGGGCAGTACCACGGCGACCTATACTCCTCGCGCCGCGCCACCTGCACGACCAGGAGGTCGCCGCCGCACTCCACCAGGCACTGTTGCCAGTCCCATTCCCAACCCGGTGGTAAATAAATCTGTACCGAGCTCACCACGAGCCTCCGGGCCTCGACGTCGCAGAGGGCGAGCCTGCTAGGTTTTGCGAGGAGCACGTAGGGTCGCCCCCCGAAGAACTCGAGCCCCTGGTAGAGCCGCATCGGCTGGCCCTGATGGCCCTGTCCGTTATCATCCAGATCAACCCGCGCCCACTCGGCGTCGCCGGGGCGGCAGAAGGCGAGCACTTCTCCCGGGTTGTGGGTACAGACGTCGTCCCATCTGAAAAAGGCGAACGCCGTCCAGCTGCCGGGCGCGGAGAGAGGGTCGTCGGAGAGGAAGACGTCGAACAGCTGGTAGCCGGCGTCGAAGGCGGGCAGCGGGATCTCGACGCGGGAGATGGGGTCCCTAAGGAGGAGGCGCTCGCCTTCGTTCACGGCGAGCCAGCCACGCGACGTGCCCCTTACGCAGCGGCAGGCGGGAGGCCATACTCCAGTGACGGCGGCGGAGTCCACGCGGACGAACCTGACGCGGGTGTGGCGGCGGCGATCCACGGGCCGCACAAAGGCGTGAACAGGCCCATCGGCAGCGTTCAAGATGAACATTGGGCGGTGCACATGGGCGCCGGCGCCCGCAGCGGCCCGCCAGCCGGGGCACACGCGACGGAAATTGGCGGCGTCGACATCGGTGGGGAGGCGGACGAATATGTCATGCAGCAGCCCTCTCCCGAGGGACGCCCAATCCCTCTCCGTCATGGACGCAAAATGGGTGCGGCACTCGGACTCTCGGAGAATAGCATCGGTCCTCTATACAGCCTGCCGCTGCGACTGCGGCAGAATAGCATATCCAACTGACTTTGTGAAGCCAACCGCCTCCAACTGACTTTGTGAAGCCAACCGCCTCCAACTGACTCGGCAATCCGATCTACCATATCCCGGGGTTCTCGGTAACTAAACTTTACGAACGAACCATGTTCGCTAGGCATCCGCAGTGGGCGCTTCCTACGCGAGTGCGCTGCCGCCTGGACTCCTCTCCCGCGTAAGAGCATCTCCGAGATTTACTAAATATTCCTTCTAAAAACTTTATGTTTTTCATCTCCTAAAAAATATTGGGAGAAAAAAAAGAGAATCATCTCCAATAGTTCTTAATATTTcacttaaaaaaaataaaattttggtCCCTTCTGAGTTTTTTTTTCAGTCCTTTTTTTCGCGTGGAATTCTTCATGCTCGCGCATAGGtaacgccgccgcctcctcctttcCTTCGTGTTGCCCTAGCCCAGCAGTCGACAACCAAGCAAGCAGGCAACAGCGGCCGGCCACCAGGCAAGCAAAAAGAGCATGCATACAGTACCATGCAAGCAAGGAGGCGGGTAGCAACCAGGCAAGCAGGCAAACCAGCAGCCTGCACGCAAGCAAGCAGGCGCTCGTCGTCGCCTCGGTGGCACTTCGGCTTCGTCCGGGTCCGCGACGGCCCCATCGTCATCAACTCTACGCCGGGAAACAAGACCGAGACGGATCAACTCGCTCATCGCCTAAGGGCTCCAGGGTGACGCTTGCGGCCGACCAAAGTTCGAGGCctaaaccgacttgtaaccttacccccaaactatataaggcgggtatggaccccctcgaattcatctcatattcaatacaatccgacaaagacacatgacgtagggtattacatcgatcagacggcctgaacctgtctaaattattgtctctgcgccttgtggcaccatccggttcctattacgcgcacctccaccgatcatctactaccgtgggtataacCCTCGGTtgactgccgaccagatttcgtctacagtggcgcgccaggtagggggtgtgcgtgctgattccatgTCCAACCAAATGGTCACTTTCCCGAGCTCCATGGCCATTCCGGAGcagggccagatcttcacggttggatccaTGACTTGGATCATCGGCCCCGACGGCAGCGGGGAAATCATGGAGGCGGTGCAGGATCACCCTGTGCCGATCGTGCCAACATCCACGATGACATCTCCGATCACGACGCATCGCCGCTGGGTTGGGAGATctatcaacaatgacgatctgatcgaagctATCGATCGGGTCACAGAGCGCTTAGCAGAATGTCAGCTCCTCGTGGATtcggtcttagatcaatctagagcgagcgaACCTCCTGCACGTCACCATGCCACTAATGACGAGCGCCCCGCTCGTGCATGTCGTCCGAGGTGGCAAGATGAAGATTTGGT
It encodes:
- the LOC136456534 gene encoding uncharacterized protein, which translates into the protein MTERDWASLGRGLLHDIFVRLPTDVDAANFRRVCPGWRAAAGAGAHVHRPMFILNAADGPVHAFVRPVDRRRHTRVRFVRVDSAAVTGVWPPACRCVRGTSRGWLAVNEGERLLLRDPISRVEIPLPAFDAGYQLFDVFLSDDPLSAPGSWTAFAFFRWDDVCTHNPGEVLAFCRPGDAEWARVDLDDNGQGHQGQPMRLYQGLEFFGGRPYVLLAKPSRLALCDVEARRLVVSSVQIYLPPGWEWDWQQCLVECGGDLLVVQVARREEYRSPWYCPGYCLGSHYFLRRRNRYLAKVFKIVFDADGGGMPVASEAVASTGDYAVFVAPQGHAFALRASGFPAVRAGCVYFFAVNYTRSVQGMVVIDLKADPRRRDKFVRKLPLAGHWHILSWFCPRPVLDTTPPPRRHRCSMHGLRNALPFFNY